In the genome of Rhodoplanes sp. Z2-YC6860, one region contains:
- a CDS encoding PilN domain-containing protein, producing MNVATLITRWLDVLAALLLECWSRWRARQSIVVMRDNGRLTLRQRHRDGKLGAITPIGSGLPGELAKTVKQAFVVFEMPEQEVVLRTIKVPAQAREYLSGIVRNQIDRLSPWPPQDAIYGFEAHPNVSDPGSLDVQISVAPRSAVENTRDELRAAGLQLDQITVRKTAAPERPPIPLWSREASDSGQQLRTARFAAGGALAATVVLSAAISTWALWSATSMAGNLDETTTRSRTLQRLLQVGRSPQALAALPLPERAWAFKETSYSAVFALEGLSRALPDTAYLTDFRLEKGLLRITGLTSDAPALIAPLEQSGHFANVRFSAATTRSAESGLFTFNIEANQERRLNFAGK from the coding sequence ATGAATGTCGCAACTTTGATCACGCGATGGCTGGATGTGCTCGCCGCACTTCTTTTGGAGTGCTGGTCGAGGTGGCGTGCCCGACAATCCATTGTGGTGATGCGCGACAACGGCCGTCTTACGCTGCGGCAGCGCCATCGCGACGGCAAGCTCGGCGCCATCACACCGATCGGCTCGGGCCTTCCGGGCGAATTGGCGAAAACCGTCAAGCAGGCCTTCGTCGTGTTCGAGATGCCGGAGCAAGAGGTCGTGCTGCGCACCATCAAGGTCCCGGCACAGGCCCGTGAGTATCTTTCAGGCATCGTGCGCAACCAGATTGACCGGCTGTCGCCGTGGCCGCCGCAGGACGCGATCTACGGCTTCGAAGCCCATCCGAATGTCAGCGATCCGGGATCGCTCGACGTGCAGATTTCCGTCGCGCCGCGCAGCGCCGTCGAGAACACGCGCGACGAGCTTCGTGCGGCAGGGCTGCAACTCGATCAGATCACCGTGCGCAAAACCGCGGCACCGGAACGGCCGCCCATTCCATTGTGGTCGCGCGAGGCGAGCGACTCGGGCCAGCAGCTGCGCACCGCGCGCTTTGCGGCCGGCGGCGCGCTCGCCGCGACGGTGGTCTTGAGCGCTGCGATCAGCACCTGGGCGCTGTGGAGCGCCACCTCGATGGCAGGCAATCTCGACGAGACCACGACCCGCTCGCGGACTCTGCAGCGGCTCTTGCAGGTCGGACGCTCGCCGCAGGCGCTCGCCGCGCTGCCGCTGCCGGAGCGCGCCTGGGCTTTCAAGGAGACCTCCTATTCGGCGGTGTTCGCGCTGGAGGGCCTGTCGCGCGCGCTGCCCGACACCGCATACCTCACCGACTTCCGCCTCGAAAAGGGACTGCTGCGCATCACCGGCCTTACCAGCGACGCACCTGCGCTGATCGCGCCGTTGGAGCAGTCGGGGCATTTCGCCAATGTGCGGTTCTCGGCCGCCACCACGCGCTCCGCCGAGTCCGGCCTGTTCACCTT